From the genome of Prionailurus bengalensis isolate Pbe53 chromosome D1, Fcat_Pben_1.1_paternal_pri, whole genome shotgun sequence:
GATCAGAGGATTGAGCATAGGCACCACAATAGTATAGAACACAGTGGACACTTTCCCCTGGTCcatggacaaaacagaagaaggaTGAAGATACATGAATGCCCCcgacccaaagaaaacagaaacaacaatTATATGTGAGCTACAAGTGCTAAAAGCTTTGGACCTTCCTTCAGTGGAATGCATGCGAAGGATGCTGGTGAGGATCAAAGAGTAAGAGATAATGATAGTGAGGCTGGGCACACCCACATCAAAGCCCACAACAATGAGAACTACCAGTTCATTGATGTGAGTGTTTGTGCAAGAGAGCTCCAGAAGGGGGAGGATGTCACACATGTAGTGGTTGATGGTGTTGGCATCACAGAAGGTCAACCTGAGCATGCATCCTGTGTGGGCCCAGGCACCAATAAACGCCCCCACATATACAATCACAGCCAGCAGAGAACAGACCTGAGGGGACATGGTGACCGTGTATAACAAGGGCTTGCAAATGGCCACATAGCGATCATAAGCCATTACTGTCAACACATAacactctgcactgacaaagaAACAGTAGAAAAAGAGCTGAGTCATGCATCCTGCATAGGAGATGGTGTTCAGCTTTGACACAAAGTTTACCAGCAGTTTTGGGGTAATGACAGAAGAGTAACACAGGTCAATAAAGgataaattaaagaggaaatagtACATGGGGGTGTGAAGGTGAGAATTCAGTCCAATTAGAGTGACCAAGCCCAGGTTTCCTGCCACAGTGACAATGTAGATtcctaggaaaagaaagaacagaggcagCTGGATCTCTGAATATTTGGTTAAACCCACAAGGAAAAACTCAGTGACTAAGGAACTGTTTCCCATATCCATTCTCTTCTGGTAGGATCTGAAAGATAGGAAAGTAGAATCGTATTCGAGGCAGAACCCACATTTCCTATGCAATCCCATGCCCAGTCTACCCTGGGCCAACAGATTCTGCTGAGATTTAACTATTCTAGAGGGAGTTGCATATGGCTTCGCTCACGCAAGAAAGACAAGTGTATGGGAGGCATCAACATAGTTTCAGGTAACACTGGGAGAAATATTTCAAGAGGAGAAGAAGTGCAGAAATTTCTCatcctttctctgcttcagtttgTCACTAACACTTTTTATCCCTTTACTTATTCCAGTTTGGCCTTGTTAATCTTTAATCACCACACTTCAGCTACCTGTGCTGGCCACGGATCCAGACTGGACACTGTGTTGGGTAGAAATCAGGAGCACATGCCCATAGTAGAGTTGGGAAAACAGACTCACAGAGACTCTTTGGTTTCACAAGCACACACAGCAAGAAAGTAATTAAGTCAGGAATGGAACCTGGGTTTCCGTCATAAGAAATTCTCTAAGAGGCAGAAGGATTGGAGGCATTGCAAACCCCATAATCTCAGCACTACTTCTAATCTTTACTTTCTTCCTATGCAGACCCTATAATCATCTGCACCCAGGGCCAGAGCTGGTAAAAGCAGAAAAGCGTATTACTTTCTATGGCTCTGGATTTTGaaagacataaaaagataaaggatTCAATGCTCACTGTTCTTTGCCTAGTGACATCAGAACTTCCTGTGGTTTCCTTTCCAACACTGATCTCTAATAGGAAAGTTCTGCTGCTCTGGGGGGTAATAGAGCTGAGCCAAACACTTCCTCCTCCTTTTGTGTGGAGGGGCTCAGAGCATTTATAAATCTCAGTCTTTGACTCGCTCTGAGAGTTATTCAGATAAAGAtcactatttttaataattattttgccCAGAGGTGATCATTAAACtacaaaaaaagtaatataaacagCATTCTCTGTTTCAACATAATAAACTGGAAACATCACATATGTGATCTTATTCTAGCTTGGAGGTCTCAGGGATTTGGTTTAGAGGCTTTCCCAGGAGGCTCTCCATAGCTCAAACCCTTTGGGAAAGACAGATTTATGAAACTGTTTGTACAAAGATGAAGATGCTTATACCCTGGTGTCTTTGGAAGCTCAATATTCTACTCAAAATTGCACATTCTTCTGGGACAAATGAGGTAGagaccttttctctcttccttctcttagtGCTTCTTTGGCTATTAGGTACACCTGCTAACCCATagctaataatattttaatacctataaaaatttcacacacacatacacacacacatatatatatatgtgtatatatatatatatatatatatatatatatatatatcctcccACACATATATAGGATTAACATTATGGCATTCATGATCATATAATGCATTCTTTGTAGCTTTTAGACACATCActtcctgttcctttttcttaGCACTCTCTTTCTTGTCTTAGACTCCTTCAGCCATCACACCCAGTTATTCATGTTTGTAACTTACTGGAACATCTTCCCTTATTTTCCTAATTGCTGATGTATCCAAATAGGTTTATAGGGGCTTTACAACTGATTCCAAactacatagtttttttttttttacctcttgcCTTTGTCATTTAATAATACTTCATCAAAATCGCTCCAAAGTTCTGTGTTTGGGCAAGTCATAACTTATCCAACCATACCACATTCATAGAAATCcataatttttctattcttttaccaTCAACAGCAATGGTAAGATAATCATCATCGTGCATTCATGTTTATATACCAGTACTTTTATTTCAAtgggataaattcccagaatGTTGTCTTTTAATTATATCAGATGGTTTTTCCCAAAACCTGTAATAATTCACATCTCTGCAAGCAATGTCTAAAACGATCTTTTCttctccacttacatcaatggacagaacatCTAAACTGAAAATCGACAAGAAAACAATCACTTTGAATGtcacactggaccaaatggacttaacaggtatattcagaacattccatcctaaaacagcagaatacactttcttttcaagtgcacacaaaagattctccagaatagattacatattagcccacaaaacaatcttcaacaaattcaagatcaaagtcatactatgtgtcttttctgaccacaatgctatgaaactagaagtccaccacaagaaaaaaatctggaaagaccacaaatacatgaagtttaaagaacatcctactgggGGTCCTCAatagatcagttggttaagtgtccaactcttgattttggctcaggtcatgatctcacagttcatgagattgagtccctcattgggctctgcattgagcatggggcctgcttgggattctttccctccctttctgccccaccccacaccccgtTTGTACATgcacgctcttgctctctctcaaaataagtaaataagcattaaaaataaagaacatcctactaaacaatgaatggctcaaccaggaaataaaagaagaaattaaaaatagatggaaacaaatgaaaacacaatgatccaaaacctttggaTGCAACAAAACttgttttaagagggaagtttaaaGCAgtacaagcctacctcaagaagcaaggaaaacctcaaataaacaacctaacatgacacctaaaggagctagaaaaagaataacaaacaagATCTAAAACTAGCAGAagcaagtaaataataaagattagagcaaaataaataatatgaaaactaagaaaaacaatAACTCAATGAAACTGGAAGttggttcttaaaaaaaacaaatcaataaaattgataaacctctagccagacttattgagaaaaacaaaaggactcaaataaataaaatcacagatgaaagaggagaaataaccaataaatacaaaggatgataagagaatattatgaaaaattatatgccaacaaatttgacagcctagaagaaatgaataaactcctagaaacataaaaactaccaaaactgaaacaggtaGAAattgaaaacttgaacagacccataaccatcaaagacattgaatcagtaatcaaaaaacttctgACAAACAAAAGTCCTGGGCCAGGTGGCTTCATGGACAgattcaaccaaacatttaaagaggagttaatacTATCTTTCTTAAACTATCccaaaatatggaaaaggaaggaaaactttcatcttcattctatgaggccagcattaccctgataccaaaaccagataaagtcaccactaaaaaagagaacaacaggccaatatccctgatgaaaatagatgcaaaatttctcaataaaacactagcaaaccaTACCCAACAACATAttaactgatggctaccagagagCTGGGTGGAGTGATGTGTTAAGTAAGTGATAGGGATTAggaagtgcacttgtgatgagcatcagTTATTGCAAGGAAGTGTTGAACCACTGTagtgtatatctgaaactaatataacgttgtATGtatctaactggaatttaaataaaaaatttattcatttttattttttttattttagaggaagagagaaaaagagcatgagtggggaggaagaacagagagggaaaatcttttttttaatgtttctttctatttgtgagagagagagcatgagcaggggaggggcagagagagagggagacacagaatctaaggtaggctccaggctctgagctgtcagcacagagcccaatgtggggctcgaaatcatgaactagaagatcatgacctgagccgaagtcagaagcttaaccggctgagccacccaagtaccccaagagagaaagaaatcttaaggagagagagagacagagagagagagagagacagagagagagagactcagtgcagagcccaatgtggggctcaatccatgacctgaactgaaattaagagtcagacgcttaaccaactgagctaccaagcaccccaaataaaaaacttaaaaaaaaagtgagttgcaTCCCATGCCTTAGTTGTTACGCAGTGATCTCATAAAATACAAGACttgaagactgtgtgtgtgtgtgtgtgtgtgtgtgtgcgtgtttgtagAAAGGCAGTGTAGAGAGAAGGCTGATGGAAATCTATAAATTTGGGGTTCAGATATTAAAGGAATATAGACTCAAAACCCCTTTCACTTCTGGGTTTTATCAGCCCTCAACTGCAGTACACCCTGATCATTCCAAATTTGATCCTGAGCAGAAATAGCAGCTTGCTTAGAGAAAGTGTCCGCTAAACAAAATTAAGATGTAATCAGAGAACTTTCTTTAACTAGAAGGACCATGTTCCGTTAAGCATAGAAACTCAAAGTGTGCACACTGACTTAGAAGCAACTCTGTCCTAGTTCACAGGCACAGGCGAATCCCATAGCTTACCTGTTTAATTCTTAGCTGTATAATTTCAACacaggtatatatatgtatacacacacacacacacacacacacacacacacacacacacatatatatgcccTCTCATTAGTGCCATTCAGATAACCCCAAAAGAGCTAAAACTATTAATGACACTTCATGTTTTACATGTAAAAACACCCTAACTTGATTCCC
Proteins encoded in this window:
- the LOC122482506 gene encoding olfactory receptor 145-like translates to MDMGNSSLVTEFFLVGLTKYSEIQLPLFFLFLGIYIVTVAGNLGLVTLIGLNSHLHTPMYYFLFNLSFIDLCYSSVITPKLLVNFVSKLNTISYAGCMTQLFFYCFFVSAECYVLTVMAYDRYVAICKPLLYTVTMSPQVCSLLAVIVYVGAFIGAWAHTGCMLRLTFCDANTINHYMCDILPLLELSCTNTHINELVVLIVVGFDVGVPSLTIIISYSLILTSILRMHSTEGRSKAFSTCSSHIIVVSVFFGSGAFMYLHPSSVLSMDQGKVSTVFYTIVVPMLNPLIYSFRNKEVKVALKESLNRKTFS